From Kwoniella europaea PYCC6329 chromosome 3, complete sequence, one genomic window encodes:
- a CDS encoding 26S protease regulatory subunit 6B: MEEIGIDLKLEDPTLPSQISEKQALLNSLPTSDEELYSTWKKLEGHREFLELQEEYIRDETQNLRRELLRAQEEVKRIQSVPLVIGQFLEPVDERRGIVGSTTGSNYVVRILSTLDRELLKPSSSVALHRHSNALVDILPPEADSSIAMLGADEKPDVKYSDIGGLDSQKQEIREAVELPLIQMDLYRKIGIDPPRGVLLYGPPGTGKTMLVKAVANSTSASFIRVVGSEFVQKYLGEGPRMVRDVFRLARENSPCIIFIDEVDAIATKRFDAQTGSDREVQRILLELLNQMDGFDQQTTVKVIMATNRADTLDPALLRPGRLDRKIEMPLPSRRERRLIFQTVTSKMNLGPDVDLEDYVSRPDQLSSAQIASICQSAGLQAVRKNRYVILPVDFEEAWKGVVKKSDETHEFLYIPSLCMQQQ; this comes from the exons ATGGAAGAAATAGGTATAGATCTCAAACTCGAG GACCCCACTCTCCCATCTCAAATATCGGAGAAACAAGCTCTCCTCAACTCGTTGCCTACCAGCGACGAAGAGCTTTATAGTAcctggaagaagctggagGGTCATAGAGAGTTCCTGGAATTGCAAGAG GAATATATCAGAGATGAAACTCAAAACTTACGAAGAGAATTGCTCAGAGCgcaggaggaggtgaagagaaTCCAAAGTGTACCTTTGGTCATTGGACAATTCTTGGAACCTGTTGATGAGAGGAGAGGTATCGTTGGATCGACTACTG GCTCAAACTACGTCGTTCGAATCCTCTCTACTCTCGATCGAGAATTactcaaaccatcttcttccgtcgCTTTACACCGACACTCTAACGCTTTAGTAGATATCTTACCACCCGAAGCAGACTCGTCCATAGCGATGTTAGGAGCGGATGAGAAACCCGATGTAAAATATAGTGAtattggtggattggataGTCAAAAGCAAGAAATAAGAGAAGCGGTCGAATTACCTTTAATCCAAATGGATTTATATAGGAAAATCGGTATAGATCCCCCTAGAGGTGTTTTACTCTATGGTCCACCAG GTACTGGTAAGACGATGTTGGTCAAGGCTGTTGCCAATTCCACTTCTGCCTCGTTCATCAGAGTGGTTGGTTCGGAATTTGTACAGAAGTATTTAGGTGAA GGTCCCCGTATGGTTCGAGATGTCTTCCGTCTTGCTCGAGAGAATTCCCCatgtatcatcttcatcgatgaggtggatgCCATCGCGACGAAACGATTTGATGCTCAAACTGGTTCAGATAGAGAGGTGCAGCGTATCTTATTGGAGCTGTTGAATCAAATGGATGGTTTCGATCAACAAACTACTGTTAAA GTTATCATGGCTACAAACCGAGCTGATACGCTCGATCCAGCTTTACTCCGTCCAGGACGATTAGACAGAAAGATCGAAATGCCCTTACCATCCagaagagaacgaagatTGATCTTCCAAACTGTCACTTCGAAGATGAACCTTGGTCCGGATGTAGATCTGGAAGATT ATGTCTCTCGACCTGATCAATTGAGCTCAGCTCAAATTGCATCCATCTGCCAATCGGCGGGTCTTCAAG CTGTAAGGAAGAATCGATACGTCATTTTACCGGTTGACTTTGAGGAAgcttggaag GGAGTTGTCAAGAAGTCTGATGAGACTCACGAGTTCT TGTATATCCCATCCCTTTGCATGCAACAACAATGA